One Helianthus annuus cultivar XRQ/B chromosome 12, HanXRQr2.0-SUNRISE, whole genome shotgun sequence genomic region harbors:
- the LOC110895349 gene encoding probable inactive purple acid phosphatase 1 isoform X2, protein MNRSKFTCKNREKIRLKEFLQKSYMYSTSFDFMALQLWPYDRSQPFIIHMVYFTNFSLTFAHLCSHFIYALQQVNVGGFSLLVVLWSLISLQSVVSHPFARIAIDKTVLAVSDAAAFVEGQSSEWVNVNISNPHPTDVNDWIGVFSPSNFSASTCAAENPRVVSPLLCTAPIKYKYVRYGNPNYKYTGKAILKLQLINQRSDFSFALFTGGLSKPKLITVSNTIAFANPKSPNYPRLAQGKLWNVTTVTWTSGYSIRESEPFVEWGKQGEKQRRSTAKTLTFNRNSMCGAPAKTVGWRDPGYFHTSFLTGLWPNSLYTYKLGHKLSNNTVIWSQVYEFKSSPYPGQSSLQRVIIFGDMGKDEADGSNEYNQFQRGSLNTTRQLVEDLKNIELVFHIGDLSYANGYLSQWDQFTSQIEPIASYAPYMIASGNHERDWPNSGSFYENYDSGGECGVVAETMFYVPSQNKTKLWYYVDYGMFRFCIADSENDWREGSEQYKFIEDCLSSVNRQKQPWLVFLAHRVLGYSSSLFYYIQGCAEPMARESLENLWRKYNVDIAIFGHAHNYERTCPIYQSKCMNNESKEYSGSLNGTIHVVAGGGGASLSEFAPINTTWSVFRDYDYGFLKLTAFNHSKLLFEYKKSRDGKVYDSFTISRGS, encoded by the exons ATGAACCGTTCTAAGTTCACCTGCAAGAATCGGGAGAAAATCCGATTGAAAGAATTTCTACAAAAAAGCTACATGTACTCAACATCGTTTGACTTTATGGCATTGCAGTTGTGGCCCTATGATAGATCGCAGCCATTCATAATCCATATGGTTTATTTCACCAATTTCAGTTTGACTTTTGCTCACTTGTGTTCTCATTTCATTTATGCGCTACAACAG GTAAATGTAGGTGGGTTCAGTTTGCTTGTAGTCCTATGGAGTTTAATAAGCCTCCAAAGTGTTGTATCACACCCTTTTGCTAGAATTGCAATAGACAAGACTGTATTGGCTGTGAGTGACGCTGCTGCCTTTGTTGAG GGGCAAAGTTCTGAATGGGTGAATGTTAACATAAGCAATCCACATCCTACTGATGTTAATGACTGGATTGGAGTATTCTCCCCTTCCAATTTCAG TGCATCGACCTGTGCCGCTGAAAATCCTAGAGTCGTTTCACCGTTGTTGTGCACCGCACCTATCAAG TATAAATATGTACGATATGGAAATCCAAACTACAAATATACAGGAAAGGCGATATTGAAGCTCCAATTGATTAACCAAAGATCAGATTTCTCTTTTGCACTATTTACAGGCGGATTATCGAAG CCGAAGCTAATCACCGTATCAAATACGATTGCTTTTGCAAACCCGAAGTCACCAAATTACCCCCGCCTTGCTCAAGGGAAGCTGTGGAATGTG ACGACTGTAACATGGACCAGTGGATATTCCATAAGGGAATCTGAACCTTTTGTTGAATGGGGTAAACAAGGTGAAAAGCAGAGGCGTTCGACTGCTAAAACTCTGACGTTCAATCGTAACAGCATGTGTG GTGCACCGGCAAAAACAGTAGGTTGGCGTGATCCTGGATACTTTCATACAAGTTTCTTGACTGGACTTTGGCCTAACTCATT GTATACATACAAACTGGGACATAAGTTGTCTAACAATACCGTCATTTGGAGCCAGGTGTATGAGTTTAAATCCTCTCCTTACCCTGGTCAAAGTTCTCTACAACGTGTTATCATTTTCGGTGATATGGGAaag GATGAGGCTGATGGGTCGAATGAGTACAATCAGTTTCAACGTGGGTCCCTTAATACTACCCGGCAGCTTGTTGAAGATTTGAAGAACATTGAATTAGTATTTCACATTGGAGATCTTTCTTATGCAAATGGATACCTTTCTCAGTGGGATCAGTTTACTTCCCAAATCGAGCCAATTGCTTCGTATGCACCTTATATGATAGCCAG CGGTAATCATGAACGCGATTGGCCCAACTCGGGATCTTTTTATGAAAACTATGATTCCGGGGGAGAGTGTGGTGTTGTCGCCGAAACTATGTTTTACGTTCCCTCACAGAACAAAACAAAGTTGTG GTACTATGTAGATTATGGAATGTTCAGATTCTGTATTGCTGACTCAGAAAATGATTGGAGGGAAGGAAGTGAGCAGTACAAGTTCATTGAGGACTGTTTGTCATCTGTGAATAGACAAAAACAACCATGGCTCGTTTTTCTTGCTCATCGCGTATTGGGATACTCTTCTTCGTTGTTTTATTATATTCAAGGGTGTGCAGAACCTATGGCGAGGGAGAGCCTCGAGAACCTATGGCGAAAGTATAATGTTGATATTGCCATTTTCggtcatgcacataattatgaaAGAACTTGTCCTATTTATCAg AGTAAATGCATGAACAATGAAAGTAAGGAGTACTCGGGGAGCTTGAATGGGACGATTCATGTGGTTGCGGGGGGTGGAGGTGCGAGCCTTTCGGAGTTTGCTCCTATTAACACAACATGGAGTGTGTTTAGAGATTATGACTATGGGTTTCTAAAATTAACGGCGTTTAATCATTCAAAGCTTTTGTTTGAGTACAAGAAGAGTAGAGATGGGAAAGTGTATGATTCCTTCACAATTTCCAGGGGATCATAA
- the LOC110895349 gene encoding probable inactive purple acid phosphatase 1 isoform X1, producing the protein MNRSKFTCKNREKIRLKEFLQKSYMYSTSFDFMALQLWPYDRSQPFIIHMVYFTNFSLTFAHLCSHFIYALQQVNVGGFSLLVVLWSLISLQSVVSHPFARIAIDKTVLAVSDAAAFVEVSPSVLGSRGQSSEWVNVNISNPHPTDVNDWIGVFSPSNFSASTCAAENPRVVSPLLCTAPIKYKYVRYGNPNYKYTGKAILKLQLINQRSDFSFALFTGGLSKPKLITVSNTIAFANPKSPNYPRLAQGKLWNVTTVTWTSGYSIRESEPFVEWGKQGEKQRRSTAKTLTFNRNSMCGAPAKTVGWRDPGYFHTSFLTGLWPNSLYTYKLGHKLSNNTVIWSQVYEFKSSPYPGQSSLQRVIIFGDMGKDEADGSNEYNQFQRGSLNTTRQLVEDLKNIELVFHIGDLSYANGYLSQWDQFTSQIEPIASYAPYMIASGNHERDWPNSGSFYENYDSGGECGVVAETMFYVPSQNKTKLWYYVDYGMFRFCIADSENDWREGSEQYKFIEDCLSSVNRQKQPWLVFLAHRVLGYSSSLFYYIQGCAEPMARESLENLWRKYNVDIAIFGHAHNYERTCPIYQSKCMNNESKEYSGSLNGTIHVVAGGGGASLSEFAPINTTWSVFRDYDYGFLKLTAFNHSKLLFEYKKSRDGKVYDSFTISRGS; encoded by the exons ATGAACCGTTCTAAGTTCACCTGCAAGAATCGGGAGAAAATCCGATTGAAAGAATTTCTACAAAAAAGCTACATGTACTCAACATCGTTTGACTTTATGGCATTGCAGTTGTGGCCCTATGATAGATCGCAGCCATTCATAATCCATATGGTTTATTTCACCAATTTCAGTTTGACTTTTGCTCACTTGTGTTCTCATTTCATTTATGCGCTACAACAG GTAAATGTAGGTGGGTTCAGTTTGCTTGTAGTCCTATGGAGTTTAATAAGCCTCCAAAGTGTTGTATCACACCCTTTTGCTAGAATTGCAATAGACAAGACTGTATTGGCTGTGAGTGACGCTGCTGCCTTTGTTGAGGTCTCTCCTTCAGTTCTTGGATCAAGG GGGCAAAGTTCTGAATGGGTGAATGTTAACATAAGCAATCCACATCCTACTGATGTTAATGACTGGATTGGAGTATTCTCCCCTTCCAATTTCAG TGCATCGACCTGTGCCGCTGAAAATCCTAGAGTCGTTTCACCGTTGTTGTGCACCGCACCTATCAAG TATAAATATGTACGATATGGAAATCCAAACTACAAATATACAGGAAAGGCGATATTGAAGCTCCAATTGATTAACCAAAGATCAGATTTCTCTTTTGCACTATTTACAGGCGGATTATCGAAG CCGAAGCTAATCACCGTATCAAATACGATTGCTTTTGCAAACCCGAAGTCACCAAATTACCCCCGCCTTGCTCAAGGGAAGCTGTGGAATGTG ACGACTGTAACATGGACCAGTGGATATTCCATAAGGGAATCTGAACCTTTTGTTGAATGGGGTAAACAAGGTGAAAAGCAGAGGCGTTCGACTGCTAAAACTCTGACGTTCAATCGTAACAGCATGTGTG GTGCACCGGCAAAAACAGTAGGTTGGCGTGATCCTGGATACTTTCATACAAGTTTCTTGACTGGACTTTGGCCTAACTCATT GTATACATACAAACTGGGACATAAGTTGTCTAACAATACCGTCATTTGGAGCCAGGTGTATGAGTTTAAATCCTCTCCTTACCCTGGTCAAAGTTCTCTACAACGTGTTATCATTTTCGGTGATATGGGAaag GATGAGGCTGATGGGTCGAATGAGTACAATCAGTTTCAACGTGGGTCCCTTAATACTACCCGGCAGCTTGTTGAAGATTTGAAGAACATTGAATTAGTATTTCACATTGGAGATCTTTCTTATGCAAATGGATACCTTTCTCAGTGGGATCAGTTTACTTCCCAAATCGAGCCAATTGCTTCGTATGCACCTTATATGATAGCCAG CGGTAATCATGAACGCGATTGGCCCAACTCGGGATCTTTTTATGAAAACTATGATTCCGGGGGAGAGTGTGGTGTTGTCGCCGAAACTATGTTTTACGTTCCCTCACAGAACAAAACAAAGTTGTG GTACTATGTAGATTATGGAATGTTCAGATTCTGTATTGCTGACTCAGAAAATGATTGGAGGGAAGGAAGTGAGCAGTACAAGTTCATTGAGGACTGTTTGTCATCTGTGAATAGACAAAAACAACCATGGCTCGTTTTTCTTGCTCATCGCGTATTGGGATACTCTTCTTCGTTGTTTTATTATATTCAAGGGTGTGCAGAACCTATGGCGAGGGAGAGCCTCGAGAACCTATGGCGAAAGTATAATGTTGATATTGCCATTTTCggtcatgcacataattatgaaAGAACTTGTCCTATTTATCAg AGTAAATGCATGAACAATGAAAGTAAGGAGTACTCGGGGAGCTTGAATGGGACGATTCATGTGGTTGCGGGGGGTGGAGGTGCGAGCCTTTCGGAGTTTGCTCCTATTAACACAACATGGAGTGTGTTTAGAGATTATGACTATGGGTTTCTAAAATTAACGGCGTTTAATCATTCAAAGCTTTTGTTTGAGTACAAGAAGAGTAGAGATGGGAAAGTGTATGATTCCTTCACAATTTCCAGGGGATCATAA
- the LOC110895349 gene encoding probable inactive purple acid phosphatase 1 isoform X3, whose amino-acid sequence MINTSSYVILCWVNVGGFSLLVVLWSLISLQSVVSHPFARIAIDKTVLAVSDAAAFVEVSPSVLGSRGQSSEWVNVNISNPHPTDVNDWIGVFSPSNFSASTCAAENPRVVSPLLCTAPIKYKYVRYGNPNYKYTGKAILKLQLINQRSDFSFALFTGGLSKPKLITVSNTIAFANPKSPNYPRLAQGKLWNVTTVTWTSGYSIRESEPFVEWGKQGEKQRRSTAKTLTFNRNSMCGAPAKTVGWRDPGYFHTSFLTGLWPNSLYTYKLGHKLSNNTVIWSQVYEFKSSPYPGQSSLQRVIIFGDMGKDEADGSNEYNQFQRGSLNTTRQLVEDLKNIELVFHIGDLSYANGYLSQWDQFTSQIEPIASYAPYMIASGNHERDWPNSGSFYENYDSGGECGVVAETMFYVPSQNKTKLWYYVDYGMFRFCIADSENDWREGSEQYKFIEDCLSSVNRQKQPWLVFLAHRVLGYSSSLFYYIQGCAEPMARESLENLWRKYNVDIAIFGHAHNYERTCPIYQSKCMNNESKEYSGSLNGTIHVVAGGGGASLSEFAPINTTWSVFRDYDYGFLKLTAFNHSKLLFEYKKSRDGKVYDSFTISRGS is encoded by the exons aTGATCAACACCTCTTCCTATGTAATTCTCTGTTGG GTAAATGTAGGTGGGTTCAGTTTGCTTGTAGTCCTATGGAGTTTAATAAGCCTCCAAAGTGTTGTATCACACCCTTTTGCTAGAATTGCAATAGACAAGACTGTATTGGCTGTGAGTGACGCTGCTGCCTTTGTTGAGGTCTCTCCTTCAGTTCTTGGATCAAGG GGGCAAAGTTCTGAATGGGTGAATGTTAACATAAGCAATCCACATCCTACTGATGTTAATGACTGGATTGGAGTATTCTCCCCTTCCAATTTCAG TGCATCGACCTGTGCCGCTGAAAATCCTAGAGTCGTTTCACCGTTGTTGTGCACCGCACCTATCAAG TATAAATATGTACGATATGGAAATCCAAACTACAAATATACAGGAAAGGCGATATTGAAGCTCCAATTGATTAACCAAAGATCAGATTTCTCTTTTGCACTATTTACAGGCGGATTATCGAAG CCGAAGCTAATCACCGTATCAAATACGATTGCTTTTGCAAACCCGAAGTCACCAAATTACCCCCGCCTTGCTCAAGGGAAGCTGTGGAATGTG ACGACTGTAACATGGACCAGTGGATATTCCATAAGGGAATCTGAACCTTTTGTTGAATGGGGTAAACAAGGTGAAAAGCAGAGGCGTTCGACTGCTAAAACTCTGACGTTCAATCGTAACAGCATGTGTG GTGCACCGGCAAAAACAGTAGGTTGGCGTGATCCTGGATACTTTCATACAAGTTTCTTGACTGGACTTTGGCCTAACTCATT GTATACATACAAACTGGGACATAAGTTGTCTAACAATACCGTCATTTGGAGCCAGGTGTATGAGTTTAAATCCTCTCCTTACCCTGGTCAAAGTTCTCTACAACGTGTTATCATTTTCGGTGATATGGGAaag GATGAGGCTGATGGGTCGAATGAGTACAATCAGTTTCAACGTGGGTCCCTTAATACTACCCGGCAGCTTGTTGAAGATTTGAAGAACATTGAATTAGTATTTCACATTGGAGATCTTTCTTATGCAAATGGATACCTTTCTCAGTGGGATCAGTTTACTTCCCAAATCGAGCCAATTGCTTCGTATGCACCTTATATGATAGCCAG CGGTAATCATGAACGCGATTGGCCCAACTCGGGATCTTTTTATGAAAACTATGATTCCGGGGGAGAGTGTGGTGTTGTCGCCGAAACTATGTTTTACGTTCCCTCACAGAACAAAACAAAGTTGTG GTACTATGTAGATTATGGAATGTTCAGATTCTGTATTGCTGACTCAGAAAATGATTGGAGGGAAGGAAGTGAGCAGTACAAGTTCATTGAGGACTGTTTGTCATCTGTGAATAGACAAAAACAACCATGGCTCGTTTTTCTTGCTCATCGCGTATTGGGATACTCTTCTTCGTTGTTTTATTATATTCAAGGGTGTGCAGAACCTATGGCGAGGGAGAGCCTCGAGAACCTATGGCGAAAGTATAATGTTGATATTGCCATTTTCggtcatgcacataattatgaaAGAACTTGTCCTATTTATCAg AGTAAATGCATGAACAATGAAAGTAAGGAGTACTCGGGGAGCTTGAATGGGACGATTCATGTGGTTGCGGGGGGTGGAGGTGCGAGCCTTTCGGAGTTTGCTCCTATTAACACAACATGGAGTGTGTTTAGAGATTATGACTATGGGTTTCTAAAATTAACGGCGTTTAATCATTCAAAGCTTTTGTTTGAGTACAAGAAGAGTAGAGATGGGAAAGTGTATGATTCCTTCACAATTTCCAGGGGATCATAA
- the LOC110895349 gene encoding probable inactive purple acid phosphatase 1 isoform X4, whose product MINTSSYVNVGGFSLLVVLWSLISLQSVVSHPFARIAIDKTVLAVSDAAAFVEVSPSVLGSRGQSSEWVNVNISNPHPTDVNDWIGVFSPSNFSASTCAAENPRVVSPLLCTAPIKYKYVRYGNPNYKYTGKAILKLQLINQRSDFSFALFTGGLSKPKLITVSNTIAFANPKSPNYPRLAQGKLWNVTTVTWTSGYSIRESEPFVEWGKQGEKQRRSTAKTLTFNRNSMCGAPAKTVGWRDPGYFHTSFLTGLWPNSLYTYKLGHKLSNNTVIWSQVYEFKSSPYPGQSSLQRVIIFGDMGKDEADGSNEYNQFQRGSLNTTRQLVEDLKNIELVFHIGDLSYANGYLSQWDQFTSQIEPIASYAPYMIASGNHERDWPNSGSFYENYDSGGECGVVAETMFYVPSQNKTKLWYYVDYGMFRFCIADSENDWREGSEQYKFIEDCLSSVNRQKQPWLVFLAHRVLGYSSSLFYYIQGCAEPMARESLENLWRKYNVDIAIFGHAHNYERTCPIYQSKCMNNESKEYSGSLNGTIHVVAGGGGASLSEFAPINTTWSVFRDYDYGFLKLTAFNHSKLLFEYKKSRDGKVYDSFTISRGS is encoded by the exons aTGATCAACACCTCTTCCTAT GTAAATGTAGGTGGGTTCAGTTTGCTTGTAGTCCTATGGAGTTTAATAAGCCTCCAAAGTGTTGTATCACACCCTTTTGCTAGAATTGCAATAGACAAGACTGTATTGGCTGTGAGTGACGCTGCTGCCTTTGTTGAGGTCTCTCCTTCAGTTCTTGGATCAAGG GGGCAAAGTTCTGAATGGGTGAATGTTAACATAAGCAATCCACATCCTACTGATGTTAATGACTGGATTGGAGTATTCTCCCCTTCCAATTTCAG TGCATCGACCTGTGCCGCTGAAAATCCTAGAGTCGTTTCACCGTTGTTGTGCACCGCACCTATCAAG TATAAATATGTACGATATGGAAATCCAAACTACAAATATACAGGAAAGGCGATATTGAAGCTCCAATTGATTAACCAAAGATCAGATTTCTCTTTTGCACTATTTACAGGCGGATTATCGAAG CCGAAGCTAATCACCGTATCAAATACGATTGCTTTTGCAAACCCGAAGTCACCAAATTACCCCCGCCTTGCTCAAGGGAAGCTGTGGAATGTG ACGACTGTAACATGGACCAGTGGATATTCCATAAGGGAATCTGAACCTTTTGTTGAATGGGGTAAACAAGGTGAAAAGCAGAGGCGTTCGACTGCTAAAACTCTGACGTTCAATCGTAACAGCATGTGTG GTGCACCGGCAAAAACAGTAGGTTGGCGTGATCCTGGATACTTTCATACAAGTTTCTTGACTGGACTTTGGCCTAACTCATT GTATACATACAAACTGGGACATAAGTTGTCTAACAATACCGTCATTTGGAGCCAGGTGTATGAGTTTAAATCCTCTCCTTACCCTGGTCAAAGTTCTCTACAACGTGTTATCATTTTCGGTGATATGGGAaag GATGAGGCTGATGGGTCGAATGAGTACAATCAGTTTCAACGTGGGTCCCTTAATACTACCCGGCAGCTTGTTGAAGATTTGAAGAACATTGAATTAGTATTTCACATTGGAGATCTTTCTTATGCAAATGGATACCTTTCTCAGTGGGATCAGTTTACTTCCCAAATCGAGCCAATTGCTTCGTATGCACCTTATATGATAGCCAG CGGTAATCATGAACGCGATTGGCCCAACTCGGGATCTTTTTATGAAAACTATGATTCCGGGGGAGAGTGTGGTGTTGTCGCCGAAACTATGTTTTACGTTCCCTCACAGAACAAAACAAAGTTGTG GTACTATGTAGATTATGGAATGTTCAGATTCTGTATTGCTGACTCAGAAAATGATTGGAGGGAAGGAAGTGAGCAGTACAAGTTCATTGAGGACTGTTTGTCATCTGTGAATAGACAAAAACAACCATGGCTCGTTTTTCTTGCTCATCGCGTATTGGGATACTCTTCTTCGTTGTTTTATTATATTCAAGGGTGTGCAGAACCTATGGCGAGGGAGAGCCTCGAGAACCTATGGCGAAAGTATAATGTTGATATTGCCATTTTCggtcatgcacataattatgaaAGAACTTGTCCTATTTATCAg AGTAAATGCATGAACAATGAAAGTAAGGAGTACTCGGGGAGCTTGAATGGGACGATTCATGTGGTTGCGGGGGGTGGAGGTGCGAGCCTTTCGGAGTTTGCTCCTATTAACACAACATGGAGTGTGTTTAGAGATTATGACTATGGGTTTCTAAAATTAACGGCGTTTAATCATTCAAAGCTTTTGTTTGAGTACAAGAAGAGTAGAGATGGGAAAGTGTATGATTCCTTCACAATTTCCAGGGGATCATAA
- the LOC110893120 gene encoding uncharacterized protein LOC110893120 encodes MAVQDEDKTAFRTPTGLYCYTKMHFGLKKAGATYQRLMNETFSDAIGKYIEVYMDDLVIMSKEESMMLVNIQKTFNTLRSVSIKLNPTKCSFGMEKGKFLGFIVTKDGFKVNPEKVQAIERMPSPSNIKEMQKLAGRLAALNRFLANHAAKSFPFIKTLRNCMKKSQFQWTPEAENAFREMKDCLIKLPTLTAPIKGEPLVLYLSASDRAVGAVLLVDRQGIQTPVYYVSRTLTDPETRYAIMEKPVLALIHASRRLRRYFANHVIHVLTNYNIGNILARPEISGRLAKCSIELGGHNVVFRSRPAIKGQVLADFMTEVLDDKDRECKAMEKAEKKQIEEPWLLYTDGASNEDGAGAGLRLVSPDKHEFTYAICLDFKSTNNEAEYEAFLAGLRLAIKMGVRHIEAHVDSMLVAGQINGQYEAKGDVMALYLSQAKTLLQTFYSYKVHHINRSENKPADALSKLASTSFQHLAKDVRIEVLSNPSVPLREVSVIQTGTTSWMTPIIMYLQSRILPENKAEARKIQYKAEHYQMADGILYRKSYLGPLLRCVDAEDANYLIREVHEGICGIHAGPRMVVAKVMNVGYYWPGMHLDAVKELRKCSGCQRHAPKTMRPKNELVPLTTAWPFQQWGIDMVGPFPEAPGAVKFIIVAVDYFTKWVEAKALALTTSNVVKRFIWEQIICRFGLRLRIITDNGTNFAADDLERWFKELHIEHTFSSVAHPQGNGQVEAVNKSIVDGIKARLGEKRRGWFDELPSILWAHRTMPKTSNGETPFSLVYGSEAVRVCTFNPGDYVLRDNEASNAEKPGKLAPKWEGPYIIDTVLGKGAYKLRTIIDKEVPRTWNAQQLRKCYM; translated from the exons ATGGCTGTTCAAGATGAAGacaaaaccgcattccgcacaCCGACAGGGTTGTACTGTTACACCAAGATGCATTTCGGTCTAAAGAAGGCGGGTGCGACATATCAAAGATTGATGAACGAGACATTCAGCGACGCCATCGGCAAGTACATCGAGGTGTATATGGATGATTTGGTGATTATGAGCAAGGAAGAAAGCATGATGCTGGTGAACATCCAAAAGACTTTCAACACGCTGCGTAGCGTAAGCATTAAACTTAATCCAACAAAATGCTCATTTGGCATGGAAAAAGGAAAATTCTTAGGTTTCATCGTCACAAAAGATGGCTTCAAGGTAAATCCAGAaaaagttcaagcaattgaaagAATGCCTTCACCATCAAACATCAAGGAGATGCAAAAACTAGCAGGACGATTAGCCGCGCTCAATCGTTTCCTAGCTAATCACGCGGCAAAGTCCTTTCCGTTCATCAAAACATTGCGCAACTGTATGAAGAAAAGCCAATTCCagtggactccggaagcagagaatgcgttccgcgagatgaaagactgCCTCATCAAATTGCCAACACTAACCGCACCAATCAAGGGAGAGCCCTTAGTACTATATTTGTCAGCTTCCGATAGAGCAGTTGGAGCAGTGCTACTTGTTGATCGTCAAGGTATCCAAACACCAGTCTACTACGTGTCACGAACCTTGACGGACCCAGAAACTCGGTACGCCATTATGGAGAAACCAGTCCTCGCGCTGATCCATGCATCAAGACGACTGCGAAGGTATTTCGCTAACCATGTCATACATGTGTTAACAAACTACAACATCGGCAATATCCTGGCAAGGCCAGAAATCTCAGGAAGGCTAGCCAAATGCTCGATAGAACTCGGAGGTCACAATGTGGTTTTCAGATCAAGACCAGCCATCAAGGGGCAAGTGCTAGCAGATTTCATGACAGAGGTACTTGACGATAAGGACCGAGAATGTAAAGCAATGGAGAAAGCCGAGAAGAAGCAAATAGAAGAACCGTGGTTGTTATACACGGATGGAGCGTCAAACGAAGACGGCGCAGGCGCAGGGCTTCGGCTAGTGAGTCCTGACAAACATGAATTCACATATGCCATATGCCTGGATTTTAAAAGTACGAACAACGAAGCCGAATATGAAGCTTTTCTTGCTGGCTTAAGGTTGGCGATCAAAATGGGGGTCCGGCACATCGAAGCGCATGTGGACTCCATGTTAGTGGCTGGCCAGATCAACGGGCAGTACGAAGCCAAGGGAGATGTAATGGCGCTCTATCTAAGTCAAGCAAAGACGTTGCTACAAACTTTCTATTCCTACAAGGTGCatcacataaacagaagcgagaacaagcCAGCAGACGCGCTGAGTAAACTTGCATCTAcaagcttccaacacctggcaaaggatgTGCGCATAGAAGTTTTGAGCAACCCATCTGTCCCACTAAGGGAGGTAAGTGTCATCCAAACAGGAACAACGTCTTGGATGACCCCAATAATCATGTACCTTCAATCGAGGATTCTCCCGGAAAACAAAGCGGAGGCAAGAAAAATCCAATACAAGGCCGAGCATTACCAAATGGCCGATGGAATTTTATACAGGAAGTCATACCTTGGCCCGTTGCTGAGATGCGTAGACGCTGAAGACGCAAACTACTTAATCCGGGAAGTCCATGAAGGAATCTGTGGTATACATGCCGGGCCAAGAATGGTGGTGGCAAAGGTGATGAATGtcgggtactactggcccggaaTGCATTTAGACGCAGTGAAAGAGCTGAGGAAGTGCAGTGGATGCCAACGACATGCGCCCAAGACAATGCGCCCCAAAAATGAGCTAGTGCCATtgaccaccgcatggcccttccagcaatggggcatagacatggtcGGTCCTTTTCCAGAAGCCCCAGGAGCGGTCAAATTCATAATAGTCGCAGTCgactatttcaccaaatgggtagaggcgaaggCACTTGCATTAACCACGTCAAATGTCGTCAAGAgattcatatgggaacaaatcatatgtCGTTTCGGCTTACGGCTCAGAATCATCACTGACAACGGCACGAACTTCGCAGCAGATGacctcgaacgatggttcaaggAACTGCACATCGAGCACACCTTCTCTTCGGTTGcgcacccgcaagggaatggtcaagtAGAGGCAGTTAATAAAAGCATCGTCGATGGTATCAAAGCAAGGTTAGGCGAGAAAAGAAGGGGCTGGTTTGATGAGCTACCAAGCATACTGtgggcccatagaacaatgccCAAGACAAGCAACGGTGAAACACCGTTCAGTCTAGTTTACGGGTCCGAGGCA GTCCGAGTCTGCACgttcaacccgggagactacgtcttAAGAGACAATGAGGCTTCCAACGCAGAAAAACCCGGGaaactggctcccaaatgggaGGGTCCATATATCATCGATACAGTACTCGGCAAAGGAGCTTACAAACTCCGCACCATCATCGACAAGGAGGTTCCACGAACTTGGAATGCTCAACAGCTTAGAAAGTGCTATATGTAA